The following coding sequences lie in one Lelliottia jeotgali genomic window:
- a CDS encoding secreted protein, translating into MKAAHLFCLVICLLFAAFVHAKETQDPVKTEKIRQSVMKDIKKVCSPQGKQSDKEWQAMIMSSEANKLLIKNAILATERDNLDNYWEAVGKVDCMEDY; encoded by the coding sequence ATGAAAGCTGCTCATCTTTTTTGTCTGGTTATCTGTTTGCTTTTCGCCGCCTTCGTCCACGCGAAGGAGACACAGGATCCGGTTAAAACGGAAAAAATCCGCCAGTCGGTGATGAAAGATATCAAGAAAGTGTGTTCACCTCAGGGCAAACAATCCGACAAAGAGTGGCAGGCAATGATCATGTCCTCCGAGGCCAATAAATTGCTGATAAAAAACGCGATACTGGCGACGGAGCGCGATAACCTGGACAACTACTGGGAAGCGGTGGGTAAAGTGGATTGCATGGAAGATTACTGA
- a CDS encoding PTS system, cellobiose-specific IIB component — MFKIMLCCSAGMSTSLLVRKMVEVAEERGLPVTIDAYGVSEFDTQFPQYQVVLLGPQVKYMLKTLADKAATQGIPVQAIDMMDYGMQRGDKVLDYALSLIDAAH; from the coding sequence ATGTTCAAGATTATGCTGTGCTGCTCTGCCGGGATGTCCACCAGCCTGCTGGTGAGGAAAATGGTTGAAGTGGCAGAAGAACGCGGTTTACCGGTGACGATAGATGCGTACGGTGTTTCCGAATTTGATACGCAGTTTCCGCAATACCAGGTCGTTCTTCTCGGACCGCAAGTGAAATACATGTTAAAGACACTGGCAGACAAGGCTGCTACGCAGGGCATTCCGGTACAAGCCATCGACATGATGGATTACGGGATGCAGCGTGGTGATAAGGTACTGGACTATGCTCTGTCGCTCATCGACGCGGCACACTAA
- a CDS encoding RND efflux system, outer membrane lipoprotein CmeC produces MALSSNRDVQKAITDIDAARALYGETRSSLFPTVDAELSHTRSRTLASGVATSDEANGAVSSFELDLFGRNQSLSRAARETWLASEFTAQNTRLTMIGELTTAWLTLAADNSNLALSKSTLESAANSLKIVKRQQEVGVAAATDVSAAMAVYQQARASVASYQTLVMQDKNALNLLAGGTVPDNLLPGTLESLSDNAITLIPAGVSSSALLRRPDIQEAEHNLLSANASIGAARANFFPTISLTASAGVGSDSLSSLFSHGLKVWSFAPSITLPLFSGGNNLAQLRYAEAEKKGLIATYEKTIQSAFKDVADALARRETLNEQLDAQREYVAAEQKTLDVATRSYQAGAGDYLTVLTAQRSLWSAQESLISLQQTDFTNRVTLWQSLGGGIQ; encoded by the coding sequence ATGGCGCTTTCCAGCAACCGCGACGTGCAAAAAGCGATTACCGATATCGACGCCGCCCGCGCCCTGTATGGTGAAACGCGCTCGTCCCTGTTCCCGACGGTCGATGCCGAACTGAGCCACACCCGCAGCCGCACGCTGGCGAGCGGGGTCGCCACCAGCGACGAGGCCAACGGCGCGGTATCGAGCTTTGAGTTGGATCTGTTTGGCCGCAATCAAAGCCTGTCGCGCGCGGCGCGTGAAACCTGGCTTGCCAGCGAGTTCACCGCCCAGAATACGCGCCTGACGATGATCGGCGAGCTGACCACCGCGTGGCTAACGCTGGCAGCGGATAACAGCAATCTTGCGCTGTCGAAATCCACCCTGGAAAGCGCAGCGAACTCGCTGAAAATCGTCAAACGTCAGCAGGAGGTGGGCGTGGCAGCGGCAACGGACGTCAGCGCGGCGATGGCGGTGTATCAGCAGGCACGGGCCAGCGTGGCGAGTTATCAGACGCTGGTGATGCAGGACAAAAATGCGCTGAATCTGCTGGCGGGCGGCACGGTGCCGGATAATTTACTACCCGGCACGCTGGAGAGCCTGAGCGACAACGCCATCACCCTGATTCCGGCGGGCGTTAGCTCCAGCGCACTGTTGCGCCGCCCGGATATTCAGGAAGCCGAGCACAATCTGCTGAGCGCCAATGCCAGTATCGGCGCGGCACGGGCGAATTTCTTCCCGACGATTTCCCTGACCGCCAGCGCCGGTGTCGGCAGCGATTCTCTGTCGTCGCTGTTTAGCCACGGCCTGAAAGTGTGGTCGTTCGCGCCGTCCATCACGCTGCCGTTATTCAGCGGCGGCAACAATCTGGCGCAGCTGCGCTATGCCGAAGCGGAAAAAAAAGGGCTGATCGCCACCTACGAGAAAACCATTCAGAGCGCGTTTAAAGATGTCGCTGATGCGCTGGCGCGTCGGGAAACGCTCAATGAGCAGCTGGATGCCCAGCGGGAATACGTGGCGGCGGAACAAAAAACGCTGGATGTGGCCACGCGCAGCTATCAGGCCGGTGCGGGTGATTATCTGACGGTACTCACCGCGCAGCGGTCGCTGTGGTCGGCACAAGAATCGCTGATTTCCCTGCAACAAACCGACTTCACCAACCGCGTCACGCTGTGGCAATCGCTCGGCGGCGGCATTCAATAA
- a CDS encoding PTS cellobiose transporter subunit IIC produces the protein MSSLYQSMVAVIEQSITPLAAKLGQQKYVIAIRDGFTAALPFMIIGSFMLVFIFPPFSADTTNSFARGWLDFSQTYREQLMLPFNLSMGVMTFFISVGIGASLGRQFNLDPVMSGLLAFMAFLLVAAPYADGKISTQYLSGQGIFTALITAIYSTRVYAWLKEKKVTIRLPKEVPTGVARSFEILIPVLVVIGTLHPLNLFIEAQTGMILPQAIMHLLEPLVSASDSLPAILLSVLLCQIFWFAGIHGSLIVTGIMNPFWMANLSANQAALAAGAALPHVYLQGFWDHYLLIGGVGSTLPLAFLLLRSRVAHLRTIGKMGVVPSFFNINEPILFGAPIIMNPMLFIPFVFVPLVNACLAYAATRLGWLAQVVSLTPWTTPAPIGASWAANWAFSPVVMCVICMVMSAVMYLPFLRAYERSLMKTEEQKAQATVGSAEAVR, from the coding sequence ATGAGTTCGTTATATCAATCAATGGTTGCCGTTATTGAGCAGTCCATTACCCCGCTGGCGGCGAAGCTCGGACAGCAAAAGTACGTGATTGCGATCCGTGACGGTTTTACTGCAGCGCTGCCGTTTATGATAATCGGCTCCTTCATGCTGGTGTTCATTTTCCCGCCGTTCTCGGCGGATACCACCAACAGTTTTGCCCGCGGCTGGCTGGATTTCTCCCAGACTTACCGTGAACAGCTGATGCTGCCGTTTAACCTCAGCATGGGCGTGATGACCTTCTTTATCTCGGTGGGTATCGGTGCGAGCCTGGGCCGCCAGTTTAATCTCGATCCGGTGATGTCCGGCCTGCTGGCGTTTATGGCGTTTCTGCTGGTGGCCGCCCCTTATGCCGACGGCAAAATCTCCACCCAATATCTGTCGGGCCAGGGGATTTTCACCGCGCTGATTACCGCCATCTACTCCACCCGCGTTTACGCGTGGCTGAAGGAGAAAAAAGTCACCATTCGCCTGCCGAAAGAAGTGCCGACTGGCGTGGCGCGTTCCTTTGAGATTTTGATTCCGGTGCTAGTGGTGATTGGCACGCTGCATCCGTTGAACCTGTTTATTGAAGCGCAAACCGGGATGATTCTTCCGCAGGCGATTATGCACCTGCTGGAGCCGCTGGTTTCCGCCTCTGACTCCCTGCCGGCGATTCTGCTCTCCGTGCTGCTATGCCAGATCTTCTGGTTCGCGGGCATCCACGGTTCGCTGATTGTCACCGGCATCATGAACCCGTTCTGGATGGCGAACCTGTCGGCAAACCAGGCGGCGCTGGCCGCTGGCGCGGCGCTCCCACACGTCTATCTGCAAGGTTTTTGGGATCACTACCTGCTGATCGGCGGCGTTGGCTCAACCTTACCGCTGGCCTTCCTGCTGCTGCGTAGCCGCGTGGCGCATCTGCGTACCATCGGCAAGATGGGCGTGGTGCCGAGCTTCTTTAACATCAACGAACCCATTCTGTTCGGCGCGCCGATCATCATGAACCCGATGCTGTTTATCCCGTTTGTGTTCGTGCCGCTGGTAAATGCCTGCCTGGCCTACGCTGCAACCCGACTCGGCTGGCTGGCGCAGGTGGTTTCCCTGACACCGTGGACCACTCCGGCTCCGATTGGCGCGTCATGGGCGGCGAACTGGGCGTTCAGCCCGGTGGTGATGTGCGTGATTTGTATGGTGATGTCGGCAGTCATGTATTTGCCGTTCCTGCGTGCCTATGAGCGCTCGTTAATGAAAACCGAAGAGCAAAAAGCTCAGGCAACCGTCGGTTCTGCTGAAGCTGTACGTTAA
- a CDS encoding LacI family transcriptional regulator — MSTINDVSRLAGVSKATVSRVLSGSRGVKEASREAVLKAVDELNYRPNVIAQSLLSQSTGCIGVICAQDNINQTTGYLYALEKQLSQHQKHLLLRFANTKSEVLNALDELSCGLCDDILIIGARFPLHIDQENVILVDCMESDNPNSIQFDHAFAAETACNYLTSQGRRQIALIQPQGSGFADQVLLGYKHALEKNFLPFNRNLVFMDATSSSVALQELLNNATTLNFNALLVADEQEAQRVIPQLQAFNKSVPEDIMVFSLAGSLHLPGIPTIPAIEYSMDAMAARIVAWLNEKTQILGSYVLRGDLIIPDMRKR; from the coding sequence ATGTCTACAATCAACGATGTATCACGTCTGGCCGGGGTGTCCAAAGCCACGGTGTCACGGGTGTTGAGCGGGTCGCGCGGCGTGAAGGAAGCCAGCCGTGAGGCCGTACTGAAAGCGGTGGATGAGCTGAATTATCGGCCCAACGTCATTGCGCAGTCGCTGCTGAGTCAGTCTACGGGGTGTATCGGCGTGATTTGCGCGCAGGATAATATCAACCAGACCACCGGATATCTTTACGCGCTGGAAAAACAGCTCAGCCAGCATCAAAAACACCTGCTGCTGCGCTTCGCCAATACCAAAAGTGAAGTGCTCAACGCACTCGATGAACTCTCCTGCGGACTCTGCGACGACATCCTGATTATCGGGGCGCGTTTCCCGCTGCATATCGATCAGGAAAACGTCATCCTGGTGGACTGCATGGAGTCCGATAATCCCAACAGTATCCAGTTTGACCACGCCTTTGCTGCCGAAACCGCCTGTAATTATCTCACCAGCCAGGGCCGTCGGCAGATTGCCTTAATTCAGCCGCAGGGCAGCGGCTTCGCCGATCAGGTGCTGCTTGGCTACAAACACGCGCTCGAGAAAAACTTCCTGCCGTTTAACCGCAATCTGGTGTTTATGGATGCCACCTCGTCATCTGTGGCATTGCAGGAACTGCTGAACAACGCGACCACCTTGAATTTCAATGCGTTGCTGGTGGCGGATGAGCAAGAAGCACAGCGCGTGATCCCGCAGTTGCAGGCGTTTAACAAATCGGTGCCGGAAGACATCATGGTCTTTAGTCTCGCCGGATCGCTGCATCTTCCGGGGATTCCGACCATTCCGGCTATCGAATATTCAATGGATGCAATGGCGGCGCGGATTGTGGCGTGGCTGAATGAAAAAACGCAGATACTCGGTTCTTACGTGTTGCGCGGCGATTTGATTATCCCGGATATGCGTAAACGCTAA